One genomic segment of Synchiropus splendidus isolate RoL2022-P1 chromosome 16, RoL_Sspl_1.0, whole genome shotgun sequence includes these proteins:
- the LOC128747583 gene encoding dnaJ homolog subfamily C member 30, mitochondrial-like has product MAELRSSCSRGANAANLLFNQYLQGTLRSRVPHVAASLSASTCVADVEHRRVDGATEVTAEVSPPGCYTSRGCKHGTGCRCAGHFLSPRSAEARALLFIRAYSGNGTREAPLYRSKTAYYEILEVPPTSTQAQIKTAYYKQSFIYHPDRNAGSDEATARFSEISEAYTVLGNKGLRKKYDRGLLSQMDLTSAARPHTKDSSSGPTKSPSGGRHSVMGTGNPSDMFNFDKFYKSHYGEQLQREQDLRFRREQLLKKKQESVGEKKADDIVEAAALFALIVASILLMGFR; this is encoded by the coding sequence ATGGCGGAGCTCAGGTCAAGTTGTAGTAGAGGAGCTAATGCTGCTAATCTGTTATTTAACCAGTATCTCCAAGGGACTTTGAGGAGTCGTGTTCCACACGTCGCGGCTTCTCTCTCTGCGTCGACCTGCGTCGCGGATGTTGAGCACCGACGAGTGGACGGAGCTACGGAGGTGACCGCTGAAGTTTCGCCGCCAGGCTGTTACACAAGTCGGGGTTGTAAACACGGCACCGGGTGTCGGTGCGCTGGCCACTTTCTGTCGCCAAGAAGTGCCGAGGCTCGCGCTTTGTTGTTTATACGCGCCTACAGTGGCAACGGGACCAGAGAGGCGCCTTTGTACCGAAGTAAAACAGCCTATTATGAGATTCTGGAGGTGCCGCCGACTTCCACTCAAGCCCAAATCAAAACCGCCTACTACAAACAGTCCTTCATCTACCACCCGGACAGAAACGCCGGGAGCGACGAGGCGACCGCACGGTTCTCCGAGATCAGTGAAGCCTACACGGTTCTGGGCAACAAAGGGCTCCGGAAGAAGTATGACCGCGGTCTCCTGAGCCAGATGGACCTCACCTCTGCAGCCAGACCTCACACCAAAGACAGCAGTTCGGGTCCGACTAAATCGCCAAGCGGCGGTCGCCACTCGGTGATGGGGACGGGGAATCCGAGTGACATGTTCAACTTTGACAAGTTCTACAAGTCCCACTAtggggagcagctgcagagagagcaAGACCTCAGGTTCCGCAGGGAGCAGCTGttgaagaagaaacaggaaTCAGTCGGGGAGAAGAAGGCGGACGATATTGTGGAGGCGGCTGCTCTGTTCGCACTCATCGTCGCTTCCATTTTACTCATGGGATTCCGATAG
- the iah1 gene encoding isoamyl acetate-hydrolyzing esterase 1 homolog isoform X1, protein MSKLKTVIWPKIILFGDSITQFSFQASGWGAELAHKLSRKCDVVNRGFSGYNSRWAKIILPRLIDCQNAAGGDIAAVTVFFGANDCALEDKNPQQHVPLQEYSENLKEISGLLAAAGVTPDKVVFITPPPLHEPAWEKECILKGSPLNRQNQVAGQYAQACVQAAGQCGSDVLDLWTLMQKDGQDYSVYLSDGLHLSEKGNQFVSQHLWELLQGRLDGLPFILPYWGDIDPQSPDSSLLS, encoded by the exons ATGTCTAAATTAAAAACAGTTATTTGGCCTAAAATCATTTTGTTTGGGGATTCGATCACGCAG TTTTCCTTCCAGGCGAGTGGCTGGGGAGCAGAGCTGGCTCACAAACTTTCCAG GAAGTGTGACGTGGTAAACAGAGGCTTCTCCGGCTACAACTCCCGATGGGCCAAGATCATTCTCCCACGCCTCATCGACTGTCAGAACGCAGCAGGGGGCGACATCGCCGCCGTCACAGTCTTTTTTGGGGCGAACGACTGCGCCCTGGAAG ATAAGAACCCTCAGCAGCACGTTCCACTCCAGGAGTACTCGGAGAACCTGAAGGAGATCAGTGGCCTGCTGGCTGCTGCAGGAGTAACCCCGGATAAGGTGGTTTtcatcactcctcctcctcttcacgaGCCAGCCTGGGAGAAGGAGTGCATCCTGAAAG GTTCTCCGCTGAATCGGCAGAATCAGGTGGCAGGGCAGTATGCTCAGGCGTGCGTCCAGGCTGCAGGCCAGTGTGGGTCAGACGTCCTGGACCTCTGGACGCTGATGCAGAAGGACGGACAG GACTACAGTGTGTATTTGTCGGACGGGCTCCACCTCTCGGAGAAAGGCAACCAGTTTGTGAGTCAGCATCTGTGGGAGCTGCTGCAAGGCCGCCTGGATGGTCTGCCCTTCATCCTGCCGTACTGGGGCGACATCGACCCCCAGAGCCCGGACAGTAGCCTCCTGAGCTGA
- the itgb1bp1 gene encoding integrin beta-1-binding protein 1 has translation MFRKVKKRHSSSSSQSSEISTKSKSVDSSLGGLSRSSTVASLDTDSTKSAAANNTAETCAEFRVRYVGAIEKLQFEMSKTLQEPLDLISYIDAAQQDGKLPFVPGDEEMVLIVSKYGVKVASLDQCDVLHRHPLYLIVRMLGYDDGLGAGKNLLALKTTDAEQQECSIWVYQCSSAEQAQSICKVLSASFHCALAVDKS, from the exons ATGTTCCGTAAGGTGAAGAAGcggcacagcagcagcagctctcagaGCAGTGAGATCAGCACCAAAAGCAAG TCTGTGGACTCCAGTTTGGGAGGACTGTCCCGGTCCAGCACCGTCGCCAGCCTCGACACTGACTCGACCAAGAGTGCAG CGGCGAACAACACAGCGGAGACATGTGCAGAGTTCCGGGTCCGGTACGTGGGAGCCATCGAGAAGCTGCAGTTTGAAATGAGCAAGACACTTCAGGAACCATTGGACCTCATCAGCTACATAGACGCTGCTCAG CAAGATGGAAAGCTGCCTTTTGTCCCTGGAGATGAGGAGATGGTACTTATCGTTTCCAAATATGGGGTGAAGGTGGCGTCACTGGATCAGTGT GATGTGTTACATCGCCACCCCTTGTACTTGATCGTGCGAATGCTGGGCTACGACGACGGCCTGGGAGCGGGAAAGAACCTGCTGGCTCTGAAAACCACTGACgcggagcagcaggagtgcagcaTCTGGGTGTATCAGTGCAGCAGCGCA GAGCAGGCTCAGTCCATCTGCAAGGTTCTGTCCGCTTCGTTTCACTGTGCGCTGGCCGTCGACAAGTCCTGA
- the iah1 gene encoding isoamyl acetate-hydrolyzing esterase 1 homolog isoform X2: MWKGVSFSFQASGWGAELAHKLSRKCDVVNRGFSGYNSRWAKIILPRLIDCQNAAGGDIAAVTVFFGANDCALEDKNPQQHVPLQEYSENLKEISGLLAAAGVTPDKVVFITPPPLHEPAWEKECILKGSPLNRQNQVAGQYAQACVQAAGQCGSDVLDLWTLMQKDGQDYSVYLSDGLHLSEKGNQFVSQHLWELLQGRLDGLPFILPYWGDIDPQSPDSSLLS; encoded by the exons ATGTGGAAAGGAGTTTCA TTTTCCTTCCAGGCGAGTGGCTGGGGAGCAGAGCTGGCTCACAAACTTTCCAG GAAGTGTGACGTGGTAAACAGAGGCTTCTCCGGCTACAACTCCCGATGGGCCAAGATCATTCTCCCACGCCTCATCGACTGTCAGAACGCAGCAGGGGGCGACATCGCCGCCGTCACAGTCTTTTTTGGGGCGAACGACTGCGCCCTGGAAG ATAAGAACCCTCAGCAGCACGTTCCACTCCAGGAGTACTCGGAGAACCTGAAGGAGATCAGTGGCCTGCTGGCTGCTGCAGGAGTAACCCCGGATAAGGTGGTTTtcatcactcctcctcctcttcacgaGCCAGCCTGGGAGAAGGAGTGCATCCTGAAAG GTTCTCCGCTGAATCGGCAGAATCAGGTGGCAGGGCAGTATGCTCAGGCGTGCGTCCAGGCTGCAGGCCAGTGTGGGTCAGACGTCCTGGACCTCTGGACGCTGATGCAGAAGGACGGACAG GACTACAGTGTGTATTTGTCGGACGGGCTCCACCTCTCGGAGAAAGGCAACCAGTTTGTGAGTCAGCATCTGTGGGAGCTGCTGCAAGGCCGCCTGGATGGTCTGCCCTTCATCCTGCCGTACTGGGGCGACATCGACCCCCAGAGCCCGGACAGTAGCCTCCTGAGCTGA